The Aerococcus loyolae genome contains the following window.
TATGGTCTCTCAAAAAATAACTTCTTGATGCTATAGGAAACCACAACTACCCCTATTCCAGCCGCAGTAAAGCTATGCCATTGCACGAGCGGAATGAGCTGGCCAAATACACCATTGGCTAAAGGTGAAAACAAAGAGCTAAAAACAAAGAGTAAGGAAAATACCCGACCTAAAAATTCCTGGTCACTATGCTTTTGGATAATGGTAAACACCTTAGCGTTAATTTGAACCAGGAAAAAGCCATTTACCCAGGCACACAGGAATATAAAGAAAAGATTCTGAAAGAATCCCGCCATTAACAAGACGACTGCTAGATACTTGACGTCTTGGATAAAGCTTTCTTCTGATTGGCCACTCCCACGATAGCTTAGTATCACGCCTCCAAGAATACCACCCAGAGCTTCTGTACTAAGGACCAGGCTATATATCTTATCAGACTCCTTTAATAAAACATTGATGGCATAGGGAATAACTAATTCATAAGAAGTCATTATAAAGTTTAATTAGGAAATAAAGACCATGACCCCTAAAATCTTTTTCATACTACATACATACATTAAGCCAGAGACAAAATGGGTGTGAAATTGAAAGGACTGACTAGTCGATAAGTGATTACTTTCATGGTAAGGCACAGAAGCAATGATTAGCGCTGATAATAAAAAGGATAAGGCGTTTATCAGGATAAAAAAATTAAAATTATTATTAAGGGAGAGAATAAGCGAACCGATAATCGGAGCGCCTACCTTAATGATACTTGATAGGGTATTTTGGATAGAATTAAAGCGTTCAATAGCCTCCCCTAAAACCACATGAGGGACGATGGCCTTGGCTGCGGGGGAATTGATGGCCAGTGCAAGGCTCAAGATCGCACTGGTAAGAATTAATATTAATTGATCATCAAGATAATCTTTATATAATACAGAACAAGCTAAGCAGGCGAAAAAGCTCATTAAGTCGGAAAAGATTAATAATTTTTTTCGATTCAATTGATCAACAAATGGTCCGACTAGAATATTGGAAAACAATAAAATTGCAGTACTAATACTATTTATTTTCCCTAGTAAGGCCGTATTTTGCGTTTGAGCAACGAGAAACCAATTGATGGCAAATAAGAAAAGGCTATCACCCATTAAGGAGATCCCATAATTTGCCAGTAAAGGGTAACCCTTTCTAAAAGATAACTTTTTATTTCCTCTCAAAATCAATTCACCCCTTTCGCTACTTTCAATAAAATGACCAGAGAACACTTTCCTTGACCACTAATCATCGATTTCTCGTCATCACTGAACCTGAATTTTTAGTTTACTTTTAAATTAATTTAATGATTATATACAGCAAGCGAGTCCTTGTCAATTTCAATCAGAAAATAGGAAAAGCCCCGAGAGTCGTTTACTTTTTCAAGTTTGACTCTAGGGGCTCTTAAAAAATAACAGAAAGCATGCTGTCTACTATTTTATTCTTCTAATCCCACACAAGGTCAGGCCTCGTCAGCGGAGAGTTCTGGCCAAGAGGTCTGCATTTACCTAGTCTTCCTTGACCTTTCTTTCATTCTCCTCTTGCTTTTCAGCCCTTTTCTTTATCGGATTACTTGGATGGGGAAGACTGGGACGCAAGCGCTTGGTCCAAAAACCACCGTGGATATATTTGGCATCATAGGAGATATAGAAGACCTTGGGATCAATGGCTTCAATAGTCCGGCAGACTTGCTGTTCCCGTGACCGTGGAGTTAAGACCGTCATGATTAAGCGGTCGCCATCCCGGCCGTAACCGGTCTGAACCGTCACCCCATAACCTTGTTGGCGCAAGCTTTGGGCCAAATGATTATCGGTTGACTGGGTAAAAATCTGAATCACTGCATGCCCCAGGGCAATCTTATCTTCTAAGAGAATGCCCAGGTAGATCCCAATCCCGTAACCTAGGGCATAAACCACCAGGTAGATCGGAGTTTCCAGGTATTTCATCACTACAGAAAGCCCGATGGTATAGATAGTCACCTCAATCATGGCGATAAAGGGCGCAATGGACCGATAACCCCGCATAGCTAACAAGGTGCGGATAGTATTGAGCATAATGTAAATTAAGTTAATTCCAAAGATAAAAAGTAAAATATACAGGTTCATAACCTTCCTCCTCCCTAGTAAAATTAGCACAGATCAGATTGTAATTAAAGAAATAATAAATAAAAAAGCAATATTAATAAACAAAGAAAAAACTACAGCCAGTCGGCAAAATGTTGCCGGAGACTGTAGTTCTAGCATCCTTTATTCTTCTAAGACCACAAAAGCTTGGGCATAGTCATCGGTATGGGTGATCGAGAGAAAAATCTTGCCCGAATAGACGGCGGTGTTCAGGCAAGGACGTCCCTTTGGGTCATTTAATATTTCTAAGTCCTGGAAGGATAGAGCCAGGCCAATCCCCGTCCCCAAGGCCTTAGCAAAGGCTTCTTTAGCTGCCCAGCGGCCCGAAAGAAATTCCATCTGCCGCTTCCAGCTACTATTGGCTTCCATGGCTTCTCGTTCATTTGCCGTTAAAACCCGACTGGCAAAATCGGGGCGCTGCTTTTGCGCTTTTTCAATCCGTTTGATGTCAACTAAGTCAGTACCTATCCCTTTAATCATCAGCCACTATCCTTTAACGAATGGTAAATGATTGCTTAGTGGATTGGTTTCTAGCTGGCTTGTTGCCTTTCTTAGCCTGGTTGCGCTTATTCTTGCCGGTATGCTTAGACTTGCCTTGGCCTTTATTGTTTTTAGGTCTTTGCTTGGAGTGGTGATTTCTCCCCTTATGCTGGCCTCGGTTTTTAGAGTGGGACTTGCCCCGGTTCTTATCAGAACGTTTCCGCCCTAAAGGCCGTTCAGGCGTGATGGACACCTTGACATCATTTTTATCCTTCATTTGGGAGCGAACCACGGCCAAGGCTAATTGTTCCGCGGTATAGTTTTCGCTGAGGTAGTTGACCACTTCTTCGTATTGGTCATCACGGTCTTCTTCTAAGAGTTCCTCAACCGCAGCTAGAGATTGCTTAACTTGACCCGTGAAGGCTTCTTCTTCCGTTGGTGGACGGAGAGGAGACATTTTTTTGTGGGTTAGGTTTTCAATGGTACGCAGGTAGCCCATTTCATGGTTTGAGACAAAGGTAATCGACATACCGCCCTTACCTGCCCGTCCGGTCCGGCCGATCCGGTGGACATAGCTTTCAGGGTCTTGGGGGATATCGTAGTTATAGACGTGGGTCACATTACTGATATCTAAACCACGGGCAGCCACATCAGTAGCCACTAAAATTTCCAAGCGGCCGTCTTTAAAGTCCTTCATAATGCTCGAGCGTTTTTCCTGGGAAAGGTCCCCATGGATGCCTTCAGCCTGGTAGCCCCGTTCAATCAGCCCGCGACTAACTTCGTCCACCCGACGCTTGGTCCGGGCAAAGACAATAGCCAGTTTGGCATGGCTGACATCAATAAAGCGGGTTAAAAGATCAAATTTTTCCCGGTCATGGCACTTGGTAAAGTACTGGTCGATGGTATCTGCGGTCATTTCCTTGGCTTCAATTTTAACCGTTACCGGGTCTTGCATGAAGTGCTCACCAATGCGTTGGATTTCCTTGGGCATGGTGGCTGAAAAAAGCAAGGTTTGCCGGTTAGACGGAGTAGCGCGGATAATGGTTTCAATGTCTTCGATAAAGCCCATATTAAGCATTTCATCGGCTTCATCTAGGACCAAGGTTTCGATAAAGTTTAAGTTTAAGACCTTGCGTTTCATTAAATCGATTAACCGGCCCGGCGTTCCCACAACGACTGGGGCGCCTTTTTTAATTTGATGGATTTGCCGGCGGATATTGGCCCCACCGTATACATTGACCGTACGGACGCCTTTTTCCTTACCTAGCCGGTAAAGTTCTTGGCCATTTTGGATGGCTAATTCCCGGGTTGGCGCGATCACCAGGGCTTGGATGTGGTCGGTATGGTGGTCGATTTTTTCTAAGAGGGGTAGGCCAAAAGCAGCGGTTTTCCCGGTACCAGTTTGGGCCTGACCTAAAACATCCCGCCCTTCTAAGGCGTAGGGAATGGTTTGTGCTTGGATAGGGGTGGCTTCTTCAAAGCCCATATTCTTGACCGCTTGGAGCAGTCTAGGATCTAAATTAAGTTCTTCAAATTTCATTAACGAAGAGATTCCTCCTTATTATTAAAAAAGAGTCGCCTGCATAAGGCGAGCTCTTATGTTCTTGCTGTATTCACTTGTTCTAGTATAGCACGGATTGCATAAAATTGCTGGTTAAAGTGTTTTTAGCCTTAAGCTTTTAAGGCAGTAACGACTTCGGCCAGTCCCATACCATGGCTGGCTTTGACCAGAATTTGGTCTTGGGGGTGAACTTGGGCCAGTAAATCCTCAATTAAAGCCGCTTTATCTTCAGGATAGTAATGAATCTTATCTTCAGGGAAACCCTTTTCCTGGAGGGCTTGGGCCAAGGCTTGCATTTCTTTACCATAGAGATAAACTCCGTCAATTTGAGGGCTATCAATTTCCTCAGCGATGCTGGCATGCATGCTGGCGCTGTACTTACCTAATTCTAACATATCCCCTAAGACCAGAACCTTGTGGCTGGTGACAGCGGGACGTTCTAATTGGGAGAAATTACGGATGACTGCCCGCATAGCACTGGGGTTGGCGTTATAGGTATCGTTGAGAATTTGGATGTCATCCTTACCCAGCAACCACTCACTACGGTTGGCCGTTAGCTTAAACTGACTCAGGGGTGTTTTAATTTGTTCCACCGCTAAGCCTTGGCTATAGGCTACCGCACAGGCCATCAGGGCATTCTTCACATTATAATCACCACTCACAGGAATGGATAACTCTACATTAGGGGATAAGTTGGTATAGAAATGGGTATGCTCGCGCTCGTTAACAATATTTTCGGCATAGACATCCTCAGATTCATCCAGGCCTACCCGGATCTTTTTGATTTCCGGCATGTCGACCACCGCTTGGTCAATCAAGGGTTCGTCGCCTGGGTAAATAAAGGTACCGTCTTCCTTTAAGCCTTCTAGAATTTCGAGCTTGGCCTTAGCAATATTTTCCCGTGAGCCGAGAAATTCAATATGGCTCTCCCCGATCATAGTAATCACCGCGACA
Protein-coding sequences here:
- a CDS encoding MFS transporter, with translation MTSYELVIPYAINVLLKESDKIYSLVLSTEALGGILGGVILSYRGSGQSEESFIQDVKYLAVVLLMAGFFQNLFFIFLCAWVNGFFLVQINAKVFTIIQKHSDQEFLGRVFSLLFVFSSLFSPLANGVFGQLIPLVQWHSFTAAGIGVVVVSYSIKKLFFERP
- a CDS encoding MFS transporter — encoded protein: MFSGHFIESSERGELILRGNKKLSFRKGYPLLANYGISLMGDSLFLFAINWFLVAQTQNTALLGKINSISTAILLFSNILVGPFVDQLNRKKLLIFSDLMSFFACLACSVLYKDYLDDQLILILTSAILSLALAINSPAAKAIVPHVVLGEAIERFNSIQNTLSSIIKVGAPIIGSLILSLNNNFNFFILINALSFLLSALIIASVPYHESNHLSTSQSFQFHTHFVSGLMYVCSMKKILGVMVFIS
- a CDS encoding DUF2179 domain-containing protein, which gives rise to MNLYILLFIFGINLIYIMLNTIRTLLAMRGYRSIAPFIAMIEVTIYTIGLSVVMKYLETPIYLVVYALGYGIGIYLGILLEDKIALGHAVIQIFTQSTDNHLAQSLRQQGYGVTVQTGYGRDGDRLIMTVLTPRSREQQVCRTIEAIDPKVFYISYDAKYIHGGFWTKRLRPSLPHPSNPIKKRAEKQEENERKVKED
- the acpS gene encoding holo-ACP synthase, which produces MIKGIGTDLVDIKRIEKAQKQRPDFASRVLTANEREAMEANSSWKRQMEFLSGRWAAKEAFAKALGTGIGLALSFQDLEILNDPKGRPCLNTAVYSGKIFLSITHTDDYAQAFVVLEE
- a CDS encoding DEAD/DEAH box helicase; its protein translation is MKFEELNLDPRLLQAVKNMGFEEATPIQAQTIPYALEGRDVLGQAQTGTGKTAAFGLPLLEKIDHHTDHIQALVIAPTRELAIQNGQELYRLGKEKGVRTVNVYGGANIRRQIHQIKKGAPVVVGTPGRLIDLMKRKVLNLNFIETLVLDEADEMLNMGFIEDIETIIRATPSNRQTLLFSATMPKEIQRIGEHFMQDPVTVKIEAKEMTADTIDQYFTKCHDREKFDLLTRFIDVSHAKLAIVFARTKRRVDEVSRGLIERGYQAEGIHGDLSQEKRSSIMKDFKDGRLEILVATDVAARGLDISNVTHVYNYDIPQDPESYVHRIGRTGRAGKGGMSITFVSNHEMGYLRTIENLTHKKMSPLRPPTEEEAFTGQVKQSLAAVEELLEEDRDDQYEEVVNYLSENYTAEQLALAVVRSQMKDKNDVKVSITPERPLGRKRSDKNRGKSHSKNRGQHKGRNHHSKQRPKNNKGQGKSKHTGKNKRNQAKKGNKPARNQSTKQSFTIR
- a CDS encoding UDP-N-acetylmuramoyl-tripeptide--D-alanyl-D-alanine ligase, translating into MKALAINEIVKAVAAVDYDSTAAHNFITSVAFNSKEIKPGGLFIPLKAARDGHDFIQDAIDHGARATLWANDPADAPSEIPVIQVEDTFTAFVDLAKYYLGLIQPKVIAVTGSAGKTTTKDMTAATLSTTFNVYKTQGNYNNQLGVPFTILSMPEDTEVLVVEMGMSGPGEIRFLAQLCPMDVAVITMIGESHIEFLGSRENIAKAKLEILEGLKEDGTFIYPGDEPLIDQAVVDMPEIKKIRVGLDESEDVYAENIVNEREHTHFYTNLSPNVELSIPVSGDYNVKNALMACAVAYSQGLAVEQIKTPLSQFKLTANRSEWLLGKDDIQILNDTYNANPSAMRAVIRNFSQLERPAVTSHKVLVLGDMLELGKYSASMHASIAEEIDSPQIDGVYLYGKEMQALAQALQEKGFPEDKIHYYPEDKAALIEDLLAQVHPQDQILVKASHGMGLAEVVTALKA